A window from Mya arenaria isolate MELC-2E11 chromosome 9, ASM2691426v1 encodes these proteins:
- the LOC128245549 gene encoding uncharacterized protein LOC128245549, producing the protein MRVDGDKGVRMNNTIPLELPATLPYDFYLVTCRNSSEVIIYENLFSNISPTSVHRDFLLAEESPQHLSVILFGIDSVSRSSAIRRLPKTMEILRDMQAYDFKGYTKVGENTFPNLIPLLTGLNVSELHLPQKPYMDTIPFLWKNYSKNGYTTFYAEDTPYMDTFNYLKGGFQDPPTDHYMRPYQLALRNAVKRNYPYINYNCYNGMSRHSLQINYLKQFLDLYKGKRRFALSMINVLCHNSEKTLQYGDNDLRDFVRWMGNEGHLKHTVFIIFSDHGNRLSGIRSTPVGFLEDRMPLMQMIIPEQLKSRHATVHESLLANTNRLTTHFDLHQTIVDVLKQRFSRPSIAYREGKVRGISLFQTIPLARTCRDACIPDTYCVCDQTIEEPTSHALAKTMSETGVQMLNHIMLSEDRCAKLTFHKTTSVRRYLRTINKLGHIQTALSLFWNAEGLDRYVVQFQTTPGFGIFEATIGVYKDGGVRVESDIDRVNLYGNQSACVQDALLRTYCFCV; encoded by the exons ATGCGCGTTGACGGTGATAAGGGTGTCAGAATGAATAACACAATTCCGTTGGAGTTACCAGCAACGCTGCCGTATGATTTCTACCTGGTTACCTGCCGCAACAGCTCTGAAGTTATTATTTACGAGAATTTATTCTCCAATATTTCACCAACGTCTGTTCATCGCGACTTCCTGTTGGCAGAGGAATCACCACAACACTTAAGCGTCATCTTGTTCGGTATTGATTCAGTATCGAGGTCATCCGCCATTCGCAGACTCCCTAAAACAATGGAAATTCTGAGAGATATGCAAGCCTACGACTTTAAAGGTTATACAAAG gtTGGTGAAAACACCTTTCCTAACCTGATACCGCTTCTGACTGGGTTGAACGTGTCTGAATTACATTTACCTCAAAAGCCATACATGGACACAATTCCCTTTCTGTGGAAGAATTATTCTAAAAATGGCTATACAACGTTTTATGCTGAAGATACGCCGTACATGGATACATTTAATTACTTAAAAGGAGGGTTCCAGGATCCTCCCACTGACCACTACATGAGACCATATCAGCTAGCCCTCAGAAACGCCGTAAAAAGAAATTACCCATATATTAACTATAATTGTTATAATGGTATGTCAAGGCATTCACTACAAATCAATTACCTCAAGCAGTTTTTGGATCTATATAAAGGGAAGCGTCGTTTTGCCTTGTCCATgatcaatgttttatgtcacAATTCTGAGAAAACTCTTCAATATGGCGATAACGATTTGCGCGACTTTGTACGGTGGATGGGGAATGAAGGACATCTAAAACATACAGTTTTCATCATCTTTAGTGATCATGGAAATAGACTCAGTGGTATAAGAAGCACACCTGTCGGCTTTTTAGAAGATCGCATGCCATTGATGCAAATGATTATACCAGAACAACTAAAATCAAGACATGCGACGGTACATGAATCGTTGCTTGCGAATACAAACAGACTAACAACCCATTTCGACCTTCATCAAACTATAGTTGACGTTTTGAAACAGAGATTTTCAAGACCATCTATTGCTTATCGCGAAGGCAAAGTTCGCGGAATAAGTCTCTTTCAGACAATTCCCTTAGCAAGAACTTGTAGAGATGCATGCATCCCAGATACCTATTGCGTCTGTGACCAAACAATTGAGGAACCAACATCTCACGCTTTAGCAAAAACAATGTCAGAAACAGGCGTGCAAATGTTAAATCACATCATGTTGTCAGAAGATCGATGCGCTAAACTAACATTCCATAAAACTACTTCTGTTCGAAGGTATTTAAGGACAATTAACAAATTAGGTCACATACAAACGGCTTTGTCTCTTTTTTGGAATGCCGAAGGTTTAGACAGATATGTTGTGCAATTTCAAACAACACCAGGGTTTGGTATATTCGAAGCAACTATTGGCGTTTATAAAGATGGCGGTGTACGTGTTGAGAGTGATATAGACCGAGTGAACTTGTACGGGAACCAGTCAGCATGTGTACAAGATGCTTTGTTAAGAACGTACTGTTTTTGCGTGTAG